The Setaria italica strain Yugu1 chromosome IX, Setaria_italica_v2.0, whole genome shotgun sequence genome has a window encoding:
- the LOC101777848 gene encoding NAC domain-containing protein 72 gives MIMANPATMLPPGFRFHPTDEELILHYLRNRAGNAGCPVDIIADVDIYKFDPWDLPSRAAYGDKEWYFFSPRDRKYPNGIRPNRAAGSGYWKATGTDKPIHSSATGESVGVKKALVFYKGRPPKGTKTNWIMHEYRLAADAQAGHTYRPMKFRNASMRLDDWVLCRIYKKTSHASPMAVPPLSDHEQDEPCGGFDENPYAASSSAAMLVQGAYPALQAAAGAAQRMPRIPSLSELFNDPSLAHFFEDAGSVVPDMARLDQQHHHHQHAGATLLGHPVTSQLLVNSMHGQTIPQMDSSASTSAAAGDGAAGKRKRSSETSTNAGTASAAKKPNGSCFGATFQIGNGLQGSLGHHMLLHSNTGMN, from the exons ATGATCATGGCGAACCCGGCGACGATGCTGCCGCCCGGCTTCCGGTTCCACCCGACGGACGAGGAGCTGATCCTCCACTACCTCCGCAACCGCGCCGGCAACGCGGGGTGCCCGGTCGACATCATCGCCGACGTCGACATCTACAAGTTCGATCCATGGGACCTGCCAT CAAGGGCGGCGTACGGGGACAAGGAGTGGTACTTCTTCAGCCCGCGCGACCGCAAGTACCCGAACGGGATCCGGCCGAACCGCGCCGCGGGCTCCGGCTACTGGAAGGCCACCGGCACCGACAAGCCCATCCACAGCAGCGCCACCGGCGAGAGCGTAGGCGTCAAGAAGGCGCTCGTCTTCTACAAGGGCCGCCCGCCCAAGGGCACCAAGACCAACTGGATCATGCACGAGTACCGCCTTGCCGCCGACGCCCAGGCCGGCCACACCTACCGCCCCATGAAGTTCCGCAACGCCTCCATGAGG CTGGATGACTGGGTGCTGTGCCGGATCTACAAGAAGACCAGCCACGCGTCGCCGATGGCGGTGCCGCCGCTCTCCGACCACGAGCAGGACGAGCCGTGCGGCGGCTTCGACGAGAACCCCTACGCCGCGTCGTCGAGCGCCGCCATGCTCGTGCAGGGCGCGTACCCGGCGCTgcaggccgcggccggcgccgcgcagAGGATGCCCAGGATCCCATCCCTCTCCGAGCTCTTCAACGATCCCTCGCTGGCGCACTTCTTCGAGGACGCCGGCAGCGTCGTCCCGGACATGGCGCGGCTCGATCAGCAGCACCATCACCACCAGCACGCCGGCGCCACTCTCCTCGGCCACCCCGTCACGAGCCAGCTACTGGTCAACAGCATGCACGGGCAGACGATCCCGCAGATGGATTCGTCTGCCTCGACGTCGGCCGCCGCGGGCGACGGCGCTGCCGGCAAGCGCAAGAGATCATCGGAGACGAGTACTAACGCCGGCACGGCATCTGCAGCGAAGAAACCGAACGGCTCCTGCTTTGGTGCAACGTTCCAAATAGGCAACGGGCTGCAGGGGTCCCTGGGCCACCACATGCTGCTCCATTCTAACACGGGGATGAACTGA
- the LOC101778255 gene encoding ricin B-like lectin R40C1: MGPQGAQLLLAPSQIIHSPVPDQAINPTFPKPPTPVESKMFGFGHHGHHGQNPPAPGGHHGGGAHQPTFKIFCKADEGYCLTVRDGNVVLAPANPRDEHQHWYKDMRFSSQVKDEEGNPAFALVNQATGLAIKHSLGQSHPVKLVPFNPEYQDESVLWTESGDVGKGFRCIRMVNNIRLNFDALHGDKDHGGVHDGTTVVLWEWAKGDNQSWKILPWGDEAGSAGNAPRGGYGHGEPTVRIYCKADEGFSVTVRHGAVCLAPTNPRDEYQHWIKDMRHSNSIKDEEGYPAFALVNKVTGEAIKHSQGEGHQVKLVPYNPSYQDESVLWTESRDVGHGFRCIRMVNNIYLNFDAFHGDKDHGGVRDGTNIVLWKWCEGDNQRWKIVPW; the protein is encoded by the exons ATGGGGCCCCAAGGCGCACAGCTTCTCCTCGCCCCGTCCCAAATCATCCATTCTCCTGTCCCCGATCAAGCGATCAACCCAACCTTCCCAAAACCCCCGACGCCCGTAGAGAGCAAGATGTTCGGCTTcggccaccacggccaccacggcCAGAACCCCCCGGCTCCCGGcggccaccacggcggcggcgcccaccaGCCCACCTTCAAGATCTTCTGCAAGGCCGATGAGGGCTACTGCCTCACCGTCCGCGACGGCAACGTGGTGCTGGCCCCGGCCAACCCGCGCGACGAGCACCAGCACTGGTACAAGGACATGCGCTTCAGCTCCCAGGTCAAGGACGAGGAGGGCAACCCGGCCTTCGCCCTCGTCAACCAAGCCACCGGACTCGCCATCAAGCACTCCCTCGGCCAGTCCCACCCG gtgaagctggtGCCGTTCAACCCGGAGTACCAGGACGAGTCCGTGCTGTGGACTGAGAGCGGCGACGTCGGCAAGGGCTTCCGCTGCATCCGCATGGTGAACAACATCCGCCTCAACTTCGACGCCCTCCACGGCGACAAGGACCACGGCGGCGTGCACGACGGCACCACCGTCGTGCTCTGGGAGTGGGCCAAGGGAGACAACCAGAGCTGGAAGATCCTGCCGTGGGGCGACGaggccggcagcgccggcaaCGCGCCCCGCGGCGGCTACGGCCACGGCGAGCCCACCGTGCGCATCTACTGCAAGGCCGACGAGGGGTTCAGCGTCACCGTCCGCCACGGCGCCGTCTGCCTCGCGCCCACCAACCCGCGCGACGAGTACCAGCACTGGATCAAGGACATGCGCCACAGCAACAGCATCAAGGACGAGGAGGGCTACCCGGCCTTCGCGCTCGTCAACAAGGTCACCGGCGAGGCCATCAAGCACTCCCAGGGCGAGGGTCACCAG GTGAAGCTGGTGCCGTACAACCCCAGCTACCAGGACGAGTCCGTGCTGTGGACGGAGAGCCGCGACGTCGGGCACGGCTTCCGCTGCATCCGCATGGTGAACAACATCTACCTCAACTTCGACGCCTTCCACGGCGACAAGGACCACGGCGGGGTGCGCGACGGCACCAACATCGTGCTCTGGAAGTGGTGCGAGGGCGACAACCAGCGCTGGAAGATCGTTCCCTGGT AA